The Desulfovibrio sp. X2 region GTGGCCGGGGGTGTGGCCGGGGGTGAAGTGGATGGTGATGGCCCCGTCGCCGAAGAGGTCGAAGCCGTCGTCCTGTCGGCCCTCGAGGATGAACCAGGGCACGTCCTTGTCGAAGTCCTTCCGGATGTAGGCGAGCTTCATGTAGGGATCGGGCACGTAGGCGAAGTGCAGCTCGTCGCGCTGCACCACGTAGCGGGCGTTGGGGAAGTGGCCCACGCCGCCCGCGTGGTCGAGGTGCAGGTGGGAGAGGATGACGTACTTGATCTCCTCGGGCGCGACGCCGATCTTCTTGATGGCGTTCACGCACCACTGCTCCTCGCTCATGACCGGGTCGTAGGCGCCGAGGATGGCGCCCCAGTGCTCCTCCTTGGTGTGCACGGTCTCCAGGGCGTTGCCCGTGTCGAAGAGGACCTTGCCCTTGGGGTGGTCGATGAGCGCGAAGGGCACGGGCACGTCGAAGGCCTGTCCCACGCCCTGGCCGAGGGTGAAGTACTGCTTCTGGCTCTTCAGGATTCCCGCCTCGAACATGTACATCTTCATAAGGCACCTCCGTCTGATCGTTCTGCTTCCTGGGGGTGTCGCCGCGTCCCGCGCCTACAGCGCTTCCCGATAAATCGCCTCGGCGTCCTCGACGGCCAGGCGGCGCGGGTTGTTGGCGAGAAGGCGGGTGACCTTCATGACGCCCGCGGCCAGGTTCGGGATGTCGCCCTCCTTGACGCCGAAGGCGGAGAGGTGCTGCGGCACGCGCAGGTCCTCGGCCAGGTCCGTGAGGGCGGCCACGGCGCGGGCCGCGGCCTGGCGCTGGTTCAGCCCCGCCGTGTTCTCGCCCAGGAGCTCGGCCAGGCGGGCGAAGCGGGGCAGGTTGCCGGTCTGGTTGAAGCGCATGACCGGCACCAGCATGATGGTGTTGGCCACGCCGTGCGGGATGTGGAACTCCGCGCCGATGGGGTAGGCGAAGGCGTGCACCGCGGTGACGCCCGCGTTGGCGAAGGCCATGCCCGCGAGCAGGCTGCCGCGCAGCATGTTCGAGCGCGCTTCCAGATTTTCGCCGTTGGCGTAGGCGGTGCGGATGTTGTGGAAGACGAGGCCGATGGCCTCCCTGGCCAGGACGTCGGACATGGCCGTGGCGTTCTTCGAGGTGTAGGCCTCGAGGGCGTGGATCAGGGCGTCCATGCCGGTGGCGGCGGTGACGGCGGGCGGCAGGCCCAGGGTCAGCTCGGGGTCGAGCAGGGCGCAGGAGGGGAAGAGGTAGGGGCTGACCACGCCCTTCTTCAGCTTCTCGTGGTGGTCGGAGAGGATGACGATGGGCGTCACCTCGCTGCCCGTGCCCGCGGTGGTGGGGATGAGGATGGTCTTGAGGCCGGGCTGCGGCACCAGGTCGATGCCGAAGTACCTGCCCACCGGCCCCTCGTTCACGGCCATGACCGCGGTGATCTTGGCCATGTCCAGGGACGAGCCGCCGCCGATGCCGATGACCGTGTCCGCCTTGGCCGCCCGAAGCGCGGCCAGGGAGTCCTCCACGATCTCGTAGCGGGGGTCGGCCTCCACCTTGTCGAAGCGGGCCACGGCCAGTCCGGCGTCTTTGAGGATCCCTTCCAGCCGCTCCACGATGCCGGTTCCCGCGACGCCCGGGTCGGTGACGATGAGCACGGACGTGCCGTTTTGCCGTTTCACCTCGTCGCCCACGCGGGCGAGGCTTCCGGCTCCCATGACGATGCGCGGTGTTGTGGCGAAGATTTCCTGTCGCATGCAAGCGCCTCCGGTCAGAAGTGCAGGGGAGGAGCGCGGCCGCGCGCGAGATGCGGGGCGGCCGCTGACATGCCGACGTCGGTTTTTCGAGGATATCCGCTCTTTTCCTGATCAACTTCCATGCCATCCGGCCGCGAAAACGGGCCGTATGAAATGAGCTGCAATATCAGGATGATGAAGAACGACAAAGCGCTTTGCCGCCGGAGGGGCGGCCTCAGGAAATCTCATGAGCGATGCGCCGGGGCATCGCAAGGATGCGGAAAATGTCAATGGAATCCATTGATGGCTGATAAAGGTCAATTATTTCAAAGCTGATGCAGTGACGCATCGCATGATGCAGTGCGGCATCAGTCGCAGGCCAGGCGATAGCGCCGCGCCTTGCGCACGATGGTCGACTGGTTCACGCCCAGGGCCCTGGCCGCGGCGCGCGTGGAGCCGTGCGCGGCCAGGGCGCGGCCGATGGCCGCCCGCTCGGCCCGCTCCACCGCGGCGCGCAGGCTCTGGTCCGTGTCCTCCGCGCCGTTCGCGTCGCGGCGCGGGGCCAGGGCGCGCTGCGCGTCCTCGCGCGTGATCAGGTCGCCCTGGCTCAGCACCACCAGCCGCTCCATGGTGTTCTCCAGCTGGCGCACGTTGCCCGGCCAGTCGAAGGCGGCCAGGAAGTCGCAGGCCTCGGGGTCTATCTGGCGGCCGAGCCCGTACTTCCGGTTGAAGCGGCCCAGGAAGCGGTAGATGAAGTCGAAGACCGCCTCGCGCCGTTCGCGCAGGGGCGGCACCACGATGGGCACCACGTTCAGCCGGTAGTAGAGGTCGTTGCGGAACTGCCCGACGCGCATCATGGCCTCGAG contains the following coding sequences:
- a CDS encoding N-acyl homoserine lactonase family protein is translated as MKMYMFEAGILKSQKQYFTLGQGVGQAFDVPVPFALIDHPKGKVLFDTGNALETVHTKEEHWGAILGAYDPVMSEEQWCVNAIKKIGVAPEEIKYVILSHLHLDHAGGVGHFPNARYVVQRDELHFAYVPDPYMKLAYIRKDFDKDVPWFILEGRQDDGFDLFGDGAITIHFTPGHTPGHQSVLVNLENSGPRFLAADSCYTTDNLAGALPGLMWNAGETVRSVERMRHMQDAHGVTVMTGHDPEAWKSVKQAPAFYD
- a CDS encoding iron-containing alcohol dehydrogenase, with the protein product MRQEIFATTPRIVMGAGSLARVGDEVKRQNGTSVLIVTDPGVAGTGIVERLEGILKDAGLAVARFDKVEADPRYEIVEDSLAALRAAKADTVIGIGGGSSLDMAKITAVMAVNEGPVGRYFGIDLVPQPGLKTILIPTTAGTGSEVTPIVILSDHHEKLKKGVVSPYLFPSCALLDPELTLGLPPAVTAATGMDALIHALEAYTSKNATAMSDVLAREAIGLVFHNIRTAYANGENLEARSNMLRGSLLAGMAFANAGVTAVHAFAYPIGAEFHIPHGVANTIMLVPVMRFNQTGNLPRFARLAELLGENTAGLNQRQAAARAVAALTDLAEDLRVPQHLSAFGVKEGDIPNLAAGVMKVTRLLANNPRRLAVEDAEAIYREAL